From Solea solea chromosome 20, fSolSol10.1, whole genome shotgun sequence, one genomic window encodes:
- the LOC131447543 gene encoding serine-rich adhesin for platelets isoform X2 produces the protein MFPFTPSLLLLLLLLFLLPGPALLTSSTSQELQVRGHREPREARQDSVKSVSEGCVTAADSSDGAKEIDLVPVSPLVLTHELKLVPSGSGSGSCGCEADFAALRERLEHLERELSTLREKCGGDGGSCTSKESKGPGCSIKMENAECLNECSDQGRCEDGKCVCFPGFSGLDCSDSNCPGNCRGNGRCTDGQCLCDPGFTGPDCSEVTCPDNCSDRGRCVEGKCVCDTGFTGDDCSENACPGDCNNRGRCVNRKCVCDPGFTGPDCSEGTCPDNCSNRGRCVDGKCVCDTGFTSVACSEIACPRNCNKRGRCVNGECVCNPGFSGLDCSKRACPLNCSNRGRCVNGKCVCGSAFAGADCSEIVCPGNCKNRGRCVSGQCMCNDGFTGEDCSQKACPKNCSSRGRCVSGKCVCSIGFTGPDCSAKACPKNCNSRGRCIKGKCFCQHGFSGEDCSLCVEGMTGPNCDTVMSGVSQLRTHDITETSVTLLWTPPPVLYDTYHITFTSQKEKEQQVKGQVKGSESSFTQTGLAAGQEYSATISGEIDGRRGAQSSTEFITRQTLQGVTPTPGQDTDHVDQEFTINQQQRREDEREAGDEHNKDSSPSVGSGRKPLVSRTKVINGSRPVHAERLTLSKKPKVPGPFGFTTSRAEPGGRKIGSGPLKKEKKTPTVPKKNKPENRSSTEASNLKRKDNNNPALTSGTDSENNRQEEQEQQPDVSTGGQGEVTAPAAVVPNQEKKCLNKVKVTHFLRLPHKDRSGGCRGLAGNTEGLKPSSAEMDLDLSPDPLHKLLTDTYESLNVSTFSVHLAKPSTFSADADVMKKQILTGMKPLSSFPSSSSSSPSSSQSSSSSSQSSSPSSSSSSQSSSPSSSSSSQSSSPSSSSPSQSSSPSSSSSSQSSSPSSSSSSQSSSPSSSSSSQSSSPSSSSFSQSSLPSSSSPSQSSSPSSSLTLQSSQSSLSSNSQVSSSSSAPPPPSSSLTHVIPPSTSSPPSRTSLPPSSSSSSSLQSSQSSSTSEVSSSSPPSLTSSSVSTSSSVKSDSLRSDKPDADRLRSSVDTVLPQERKTEPPSGKGGSPLFRKTPLKHGFTRRPRPNFGLSQNKSHPRMRAPHRPSPHFNDSIRGETETRPVSTGESDESPSLQVKTPIMDVRRDQDGASSPGSTRPQQNQKRMQIERGRIPVHQHFTRNGYVLRPFPKAGSLQNRTRPNLRLLTRPTQPLSSKPEIQKERFSAAELPTTSSPLSSESTEPVREDDEQSTKSISNELNQTLGGSNEPFSHHPTTKVHYFHRPGPHGQPLQNKTRLNLRPPQYPHRGTIRKPPPIKKLNGGATINVRSQTSQQEKQSVHKTPGEQGVPSPNQGLLVSQAGAQKTASTTDRPQTTPQTTDISQTTPQTTDRSQTTSQTTDRSQTTPQTTDRPPTRPQTTVGPHATDRPQTTVDEASSPVQTTQSKKEGTSVSVSGDDTDFHKPRVHAGENTVPTVLYGPSSRQTSGSSRPVSLPKRRVPSRNVTRYNNVQRILDATVRPQIHKLENGESVPIQAIKSGGEETNGQVSSDNSDVHKSRVPTVQERPTIHQPSSDSRSSRPVSLPKRRLPPRNITGYNNVQRILDSTVRPQIDQLENGERVPIQAIKSGGEETNGQVSSDNSDVHKSRVPTVQERPTIHQPSSDSRSSRPVSLPKRRLPPRNITGYNNVQRILDSTVRPQIDQLENGERVPIQAIKSGGEETTGQVSSDKSDVNKSRVPTVQERPTIRQPSSDSRSSKPVSFPKRRLPPRNITGHRRTQMRQYINKSQIKPPTTNPFDGKNEKTRSAASKPLVGSDISSPPVTREPLNHVVVTNRTSSGFTLVWDSPEGKYKNFVVTRKKVDKDERPNQKEDQRDGERQQEDSERPDPQQGRKQQPANDLESENRIPESLITHVPIKQSSTTVQPTTKSDKTVQEVLPGLARSHHFGDVPPQTEYTVTLLGKGPGLLSRLHKLVISTGPDPPTDIVFSDVTETSLTVSWTKPKRQVSGFKVTYTHREDGDPVSVSLDSEDTSLALSQLSPGSTYEVSVVSVLGADESDPVSEVVVTPPDPPTNLHAINISDTSALLLWRPALAAADKYAIVYRSAPGSELRITVSGNAAEQQLSDLQDSTTYTVTITSLLGGAKSTAETTSFTTSRGSGSEDEDEDEGEGAGPRDLQATNVTPRSATLSWKPPSKPTGSFRLTYVTGGQEMKEVKLNSSVTEFTAGRLGPGSTYTVTLHTDGQTDVSTEFTTGSLRFPFPGDCSQQLLNGIATSGPVEIYPEGRQGAPLRVYCDMETDGGGWTVFQRRSDGSVDFFRRWSDYVQGFGDVGGEFWLGLDALHHLTSRTRMSLRVDLRDSGGAVFAAYSTFEVDKDDYRLTVGGYRGTAGDSLSYHNNHIFSTNDHGPAPLITRCAVSYRGGWWYDNCHEANLNGLYGVNTRHQGVIWTTWKGKDSSISFTEMKMRPTSFTRSPSD, from the exons CTGTTTCCCTGGATTCAGCGGACTGGACTGCAGTGACTCTAACTGTCCTGGAAACTGCCGCGGTAACGGGAGGTGCACGGACGGACAGTGTTTGTGCGATCCTGGGTTTACGGGTCCTGATTGCTCTGAAGTGACATGTCCCGACAACTGCAGTGACCGCGGACGCTGCGTTGAaggtaaatgtgtttgtgacaccGGCTTCACTGGCGACGACTGCTCTGAGAACGCTTGCCCTGGAGACTGCAacaacagggggcgctgtgtcaACAGGAAGTGTGTCTGCGATCCCGGATTCACGGGACCTGATTGCTCTGAAGGGACATGTCCAGACAACTGCAGCAATCGTGGCAGGTGTGTTGAcggtaaatgtgtttgtgacactGGCTTCACTAGCGTGGCCTGCTCAGAGATTGCCTGTCCTAGAAACTGCAACAAAAGGGGGCGCTGTGTCAACGGGGAGTGTGTCTGCAATCCTGGATTCTCAGGACTTGATTGCTCCAAAAGAGCTTGTCCTCTTAACTGCAGCAACCGTGGCAGGTGCGTTAACGGTAAATGTGTTTGCGGAAGTGCCTTCGCTGGTGCAGACTGCTCAGAGATTGTTTGTCCGGGAAACTGCAAaaacagggggcgctgtgtcaGTGGTCAGTGCATGTGCAACGATGGATTCACAGGTGAGGACTGCTCTCAAAAAGCTTGTCCCAAAAACTGCAGCTCGCGTGGGCGGTGCGTGAGTGGAAAGTGTGTTTGCAGCATTGGCTTCACTGGACCAGACTGCTCTGCCAAAGCCTGTCCGAAGAACTGcaacagcagagggcgctgcaTCAAAGGCAAGTGTTTTTGCCAGCATGGATTCAGCGGAGAGGACTGCAGCCTGTGTGTCGAGGGGATGACCGGACCCAACTGTGATACAG tcatgtCAGGCGTCTCTCAGCTGAGGACTCAcgacatcacagagacatctGTCACACTGCTCTGGACTCCGCCTCCTGTTCTCTATGACACCTACCACATCACCTTCACCAGCCAG aaggagaaggagcagcaggtcaaaggtcaggtgaAAGGAAGTGAGAGCAGCTTCACTCAGACTGGACTGGCAGCTGGTCAAGAGTACAGCGCCACCATCAGTGGAGAGATCGACGGCCGCAGAGGAGCCCAGAGCTCAACTGAATTCATCACCC GACAGACGTTACAGGGGGTCACACCAACACCTGGACAAGACACTGACCACGTAGACCAGGAATTCACCATAAACCaacagcagaggagggaggatgaAAGAGAGGCAGGTGATGAACACAACaaagactcctccccctctgtggGATCAGGACGTAAACCTCTGGTTAGCAGGACCAAAGTCATAAATGGCAGCCGGCCCGTTCATGCTGAAAGGCTTACTTTGTCCAAGAAACCAAAAGTGCCAGGTCCTTTCGGTTTTACCACGAGCAGAGCCGAGCCAGGAGGGAGGAAGATTGGTTCTgggcctttaaaaaaagaaaagaaaacgccTACAGtgccaaagaaaaacaaacccgaaAACAGATCGAGCACTGAAGCATCAAACCTCAAGAGGAAGGACAACAACAATCCAGCTTTAACGTCTGGAACTGATtcagaaaacaacagacaagAGGAGCAGGAACAGCAACCAGATGTTTCCACAGGAGGACAAGGAGAAGTCACCGCTCCGGCGGCGGTCGTCCCAAACCAGGAGAAGAAATGTCTGAACAAAGTGAAAGTGACGCACTTCCTCAGACTGCCTCATAAGGACAGAAGCGGTGGGTGCAGAGGGTTAGCAGGAAACACCGAGGGTTTGAAACCCTCATCTGCAGAGATGGACCTCGACCTTTCACCCGATCCTCTACACAAACTCCTGACGGACACTTATGAGAGTTTGAACGTCTCAACGTTTTCCGTTCACCTGGCCAAACCATCGACCTTCTCTGCTGATGCAGACGTGATGAAGAAGCAGATTCTAACAGGAATGAAGCCGCTGTCGTCATTTCcatcctcttcttcatcctcaccCTCTTCCTCAcagtcttcttcttcatcctcacaGTCATCCtcaccgtcttcttcttcatcctcacaGTCTTCCtcaccgtcttcttcttcctcctcacagTCTTCCtcaccgtcttcttcttcacccTCACAGTCTTCCtcaccgtcttcttcttcatcctcacaGTCTTCCtcaccgtcttcttcttcatcctcacaGTCTTCCTCACCgtcttcctcttcatcctcacagTCTTCCtcaccgtcttcttcttcattctcACAGTCTTCCTTaccgtcttcttcttcacccTCACAGTCTTCCTCACCGTCTTCCTCGTTGACCTTGCAATCATCACAATCATCTTTGTCTTCAAATTCCCAagtttcatcttcatcatctgcaCCACCTCCACCATCATCGTCACTAACCCATGTCATTCCACCATCAacctcatcaccaccatcacgtACATCTTTGCCaccttcatcatcctcatcgtCATCCTTGCAATCATCACAATCATCTTCAACCTCAGAGgtttcttcctcttcaccaCCATCCCTCACATCTTCTTCAGTGTCCACATCCAGCTCAGTAAAGTCAGATTCATTGAGAAGTGATAAACCTGACGCTGATCGTCTCAGAAGCAGCGTGGACACTGTGTTAccacaagaaagaaagacagaaccACCTTCAGGAAAAGGTGGTTCACCACTTTTTCGCAAAACACCTCTGAAACATGGCTTCACACGCCGTCCACGCCCAAACTTTGGTTTGTCTCAGAACAAAAGTCATCCAAGGATGAGAGCTCCTCATCGTCCCTCTCCTCACTTCAATGATTCTatcagaggagagacagagaccaggCCTGTGTCTACAGGTGAATCCGATGAATCACCTTCACTTCAGGTAAAAACACCTATCATGGATGTGAGAAGAGACCAGGACGGAGCATCTTCACCTGGATCCACCAGACCTCAACAAAACCAGAAAAGGATGCAGATAGAAAGAGGAAGAATCCCAGTTCACCAACATTTTACACGAAATGGATATGTGCTTCGACCCTTTCCTAAAGCAGGGTCTCTCCAGAACCGAACTCGTCCTAATTTGAGGCTCTTGACTCGTCCCACTCAACCTTTAAGTTCTAAACCAGAGATACAGAAAGAAAGGTTTTCTGCTGCTGAATTACCAACTACTTCGTCTCCTCTTTCTTCTGAAAGCACAGAGCCAGTAAGAGAAGACGATGAACAATCCACAAAAAGCATATCTAATGAGTTAAATCAGACGCTCGGAGGCAGTAACGAGCCTTTCTCCCATCACCCAACCACCAAAGTCCATTATTTCCATCGACCTGGACCGCATGGTCAACctcttcaaaacaaaacacgatTAAACCTGAGACCACCTCAGTATCCACACAGAGGTACCATACGCAAACCTCCACCAATAAAAAAGCTAAATGGAGGCGCTACCATAAATGTCAGAAGTCAAACAAGCCAACAAGAGAAGCAGAGTGTCCATAAAACCCCAGGAGAGCAGGGGGTTCCCAGTCCAAACCAAGGACTTCTGGTCAGTCAAGCAGGAGCGCAAAAAACAGCTAGTACCACTGACAGACCTCAGACCACGCCCCAGACCACTGACATATCTCAGACCACGCCCCAGACCACTGACAGATCTCAGACCACGTCTCAGACCACTGACAGATCTCAGACCACGCCCCAGACCACTGACAGACCTCCGACCAGGCCCCAGACCACTGTCGGACCACATGCCACAGACAGACCTCAGACCACTGTCGACGAGGCAAGTTCTCCAGTCCAAACCACACAGTCAAAAAAAGAAGGAACTAGTGTTTCAGTTTCCGGTGACGACACTGACTTCCATAAACCCAGAGTCCATGCTGGTGAGAACACTGTCCCTACTGTCTTATATGGACCATCTAGCCGACAAACTTCAGGATCCTCAAGGCCAGTCTCGCTCCCAAAGAGACGAGTACCATCACGAAATGTAACGAGATATAATAATGTCCAGAGGATACTTGATGCCACTGTTAGACCACAAATCCACAAATTAGAAAATGGGGAAAGTGTTCCGATCCAAGCCATCAAATCTGGAGGAGAAGAAACTAATGGCCAAGTTTCCAGTGACAACTCTGATGTCCATAAATCCAGAGTCCCTACTGTTCAAGAGAGACCAACTATCCATCAACCGTCCTCTGATTCAAGATCATCAAGACCAGTCTCATTACCGAAGAGACGATTACCACCACGAAATATAACGGGATATAATAATGTCCAGAGGATACTTGATTCCACTGTTAGACCACAAATTGACCAATTAGAAAATGGGGAACGTGTTCCAATCCAAGCCATTAAATCTGGAGGAGAAGAAACTAATGGCCAAGTTTCCAGTGACAACTCTGATGTCCATAAATCCAGAGTCCCTACTGTTCAAGAGAGACCAACTATCCATCAACCGTCCTCTGATTCAAGATCATCAAGACCAGTCTCATTACCGAAGAGACGATTACCACCACGAAATATAACGGGATATAATAATGTCCAGAGGATACTTGATTCCACTGTTAGACCACAAATTGACCAATTAGAAAATGGGGAACGTGTTCCAATCCAAGCCATTAAATCTGGAGGAGAAGAAACTACTGGCCAAGTTTCCAGTGACAAATCTGATGTCAATAAATCCAGAGTCCCTACTGTTCAAGAGAGACCAACTATACGTCAACCGTCCTCCGATTCAAGATCCTCAAAACCAGTCTCATTCCCGAAGAGACGATTACCACCACGAAATATAACGGGACATCGCCGCACCCAGATGAGACAGTACATCAATAAGAGCCAAATAAAGCCTCCAACAACAAATCCCTTTGatggcaaaaatgaaaaaacaagaaGTGCTGCATCCAAACCTTTGGTGGGATCAGACATTTCTTCACCCCCAGTCACAAGGGAACCTCTGAACCATGTAGTAGTGACAAACCGGACCTCAAGTGGATTTACACTTGTATGGGACTCACCAGAAGGGAAGTACAAAAACTTTGTTGTCACAAGGAAAAAAGTCGACAAAGACGAAAGGCCAAATCAAAAGGAAGatcagagagatggagaaaggcAACAAGAAGACTCTGAAAGACCAGATCCACAGCAGGGAAGGAAGCAACAACCAGCCAATGACCTGgaatcagaaaacagaataCCAGAAAGTCTCATTACACATGTTCcaataaaacaaagcagcacaaCAGTCCAACCCACAACCAAAAGTGACAAAACCGTCCAAGAAGTTCTTCCCGGTTTAGCTCGCTCTCACCACTTTGGAGATGTGCCTCCTCAGACTGAGTACACCGTGACTTTGCTTGGAAAGGGTCCCGGTCTTCTGTCCAGACTGCACAAGCTCGTCATCAGTACAG GTCCAGATCCTCCGACCGACATCGTCTTCAGTGACGTGACAGAGACGTCTCTGACCGTGTCCTGGACCAAACCAAAGAGACAAGTCAGTGGATTTAAAGTCACCTACACCCACAGAGAGGacg GAGACCCTGTGTCCGTGTCCCTGGACTCTGAGGACACGTCCCTCGCCCTCTCGCAGCTCTCGCCCGGTTCCACTTACGAGGTCAGCGTGGTCTCCGTCCTGGGAGCGGACGAGAGTGACCCGGTCAGCGAGGTCGTCGTGACAC CGCCGGATCCGCCCACAAACCTTCACGCCATAAACATCAGTGACACCAGCGCTCTGCTGCTGTGGCGTCCAGCGCTCGCCGCCGCCGATAAATACGCCATCGTTTACCGATCAGCTCCAG GATCAGAGTTGAGGATCACGGTTTCTGGAAACGCTGCCGAGCAGCAGCTGAGTGACCTCCAGGACTCCACCACCTACACCGTCACCATAACCAGCCTGCTGGGCGGGGCCAAGAGCACCGCGGAGACGACCAGCTTTACTACCAgtagag GCTCCGggagtgaagatgaagatgaagatgaaggtgaaGGTGCAGGGCCGCGAGATCTCCAGGCCACAAACGTGACCCCTCGTTCTGCCACGTTGTCATGGAAACCACCCTCCAAACCCACTGGAAGCTTCAGGCTGACGTACGTGACAGGAGGTCAGGAGATGAAG gaagtgaagctgAACTCCTCGGTGACTGAGTTCACCGCGGGCAGACTCGGTCCAGGATCCACGTACACGGTGACGCTGCAcacggacggacagacggacgtTTCCACAGAGTTCACCACAG GTTCTCTCAGGTTCCCGTTCCCCGGCGACTGCTCTCAGCAGCTGCTTAACGGCATCGCCACGTCCGGCCCGGTGGAGATCTACCCTGAAGGCAGACAGGGGGCGCCGCTGAGGGTCTACTGTGACATGGAGACCGACGGCGGAGGCTGGACG GTCTTCCAGAGGAGGAGCGACGGCTCGGTCGACTTCTTCAGACGATGGAGCGACTACGTCCAAGGATTCGGAGACGTGGGCGGAGAGTTCTGGCTCG GTCTGGACGCTCTCCACCACCTGACGTCCAGGACCAGGATGAGTCTGCGCGTGGACCTGCGAGACAGCGGCGGCGCCGTGTTCGCCGCGTACTCCACGTTTGAAGTGGACAAGGACGACTACAGGCTGACGGTGGGCGGGTACCGTGGCACGGCAG gtGACTCGCTCAGCTACCACAACAACCACATCTTCTCCACCAATGACCACGGCCCGGCGCCACTGATCACGCGCTGCGCCGTGTCGTACCGCGGAGGCTGGTGGTACGACAACTGTCACGAGGCCAACCTCAACGGACTGTACGGCGTCAACACCAGACATCAG ggtgtgATCTGGACGACCTGGAAAGGAAAAGATTCCTCGATCTCGTTCACTGAGATGAAGATGAGACCGACGTCCTTCACTCGTTCACCCTCTGACTGa